In the genome of Cryptosporangium minutisporangium, one region contains:
- a CDS encoding amino acid permease, whose amino-acid sequence MSVMRRKSVEQAIRETEEPEHRLRKDLSGLDLTVFGVGVIIGTGIFVLTGEAAKESAGPAVAISFVLAAIACGLAGLCYAEFASTLPVAGSAYTFSYAGIGELVAWIIGWDLILELLIGAATVSVGWSQYLAVLLESIGWELPASIASAEDGVFNLPAALVALALTAVLVTGIRISSRLNAIVVTIKIAVVLFVIVAGLFFVKASNYSPFVPPSKPTEGESGLSATLIQTIFGSGPASFGVSGILAAAALVFFAYIGFDVVATAAEETRNPQRDVPRGILGSLLICTVLYVAVSLVVVGMQRYDQLDPEAPLATAFRDVGQPFFADLITIGALAGLTTVIMVLMLGQSRVAFAMSRDGLLPRGLGKVHPRFGTPYVITIIVGVIVAVLAGLLPLSALAEMVNIGTLFAFVLVSISVLVLRRTRPDLPRAFRVKALPLVSTLAVTSCVILMLFLQVATWLRFLAWMAIGIVIYFAYGRTHSRLAHAEREPARVD is encoded by the coding sequence ATGAGCGTGATGCGCAGAAAATCGGTGGAGCAGGCCATTCGGGAGACCGAAGAGCCCGAACATCGGCTGCGGAAGGATCTGTCCGGACTGGACCTCACGGTCTTCGGTGTCGGCGTCATCATCGGGACCGGAATCTTCGTGCTCACCGGCGAAGCAGCGAAGGAGTCCGCCGGGCCGGCCGTCGCGATCTCTTTCGTTCTCGCGGCGATCGCCTGCGGCCTGGCCGGGCTCTGTTACGCGGAGTTCGCCTCCACGCTGCCGGTGGCGGGTAGCGCCTACACGTTCTCCTACGCGGGCATCGGCGAGCTGGTCGCCTGGATCATCGGCTGGGACCTGATCCTGGAGTTGTTGATCGGTGCCGCCACCGTGTCGGTCGGTTGGTCGCAGTACCTCGCCGTGCTGCTGGAGTCGATCGGCTGGGAGCTACCGGCCTCGATCGCCAGCGCCGAGGACGGGGTCTTCAACCTGCCGGCGGCGCTGGTCGCGCTGGCACTGACCGCGGTGCTGGTCACCGGCATCCGCATCTCGTCGCGGCTGAACGCGATCGTCGTGACGATCAAGATCGCGGTGGTCCTGTTCGTGATCGTCGCCGGGTTGTTCTTCGTCAAGGCGTCCAACTACTCGCCGTTCGTGCCGCCGAGCAAGCCCACGGAGGGTGAGTCCGGCCTCTCCGCCACGCTGATCCAGACGATCTTCGGTTCCGGCCCGGCCAGCTTCGGGGTCAGCGGCATCCTGGCCGCCGCCGCGCTGGTGTTCTTCGCCTACATCGGTTTCGACGTGGTGGCGACCGCCGCCGAGGAGACCCGTAACCCGCAGCGGGACGTGCCGCGCGGAATCCTCGGCTCGCTGCTGATCTGCACGGTCCTCTACGTCGCGGTGTCGCTGGTCGTCGTCGGCATGCAGCGCTACGACCAGTTGGACCCGGAAGCCCCGCTGGCGACCGCGTTCCGCGACGTCGGACAACCGTTCTTCGCGGACCTGATCACGATCGGCGCGCTGGCCGGTCTGACCACGGTGATCATGGTGCTGATGCTCGGCCAGAGCCGGGTCGCGTTCGCGATGAGCCGGGACGGGCTGCTGCCGCGGGGCCTGGGCAAGGTGCACCCGCGGTTCGGGACGCCGTACGTCATCACGATCATCGTCGGTGTGATCGTCGCGGTGCTGGCTGGGCTGCTGCCGCTCTCCGCGCTCGCCGAGATGGTCAACATCGGGACGCTGTTCGCGTTCGTGCTGGTGTCGATCTCGGTGCTGGTGCTCCGCCGCACCCGCCCCGACTTGCCGCGGGCGTTCCGGGTGAAAGCGCTGCCGCTGGTCTCGACGCTCGCCGTCACCTCGTGCGTCATCCTGATGCTGTTCTTGCAGGTCGCGACCTGGCTGCGGTTCCTGGCCTGGATGGCGATCGGGATCGTCATCTACTTCGCCTACGGCCGGACCCATTCCCGGCTGGCCCACGCCGAGCGGGAGCCCGCGCGCGTCGACTGA
- a CDS encoding MFS transporter, translated as MTVTPVSATPQLGRGIRVGYSAGSVVNGAFGTVPGLLLLPYLTDTFAVAAGLAGLLVLLPKAWDVLLNPVAGRISDRTTSRWGPRRPYLLIGGLSTAVTFAALFAGPFTGAAGAAYVTLAFLATATAFAFFQVPYVAMPAEITAGTADPYAERTRLMTWRIAVLALAILASGGAAPAIRDAAGGGLAGYRVAGLAVAVLIAAGALAAFWGTRRAPVGPAHESEPSLRKQLAVARRNRPFALLLGCFVVQAVGIGVMLAGTDYAAAGPLGDAGATSLLFLCFVGPALVVTPVWGKVGDRIGKRAGYVVGSVLFAVGALLAGAAFALGDAPLGAVLGATALVGCGYAGQQVFGLAMLPDTIAADEAVTGRRQAGVFTGLWTGGETLGLALGPGLFGLVLQLGGYRSGVDAEAQPDSARTAIVLGFTLLPAVIVLVALPLLRRYDLTPARLAALTDRAAPTDNAAPTDKVAPTDGATSTHGEA; from the coding sequence GTGACAGTCACTCCGGTTTCGGCGACGCCCCAGCTGGGGCGCGGCATCCGGGTCGGGTACTCGGCCGGCTCCGTGGTGAACGGTGCGTTCGGGACGGTGCCGGGGCTGTTGCTGCTGCCGTACCTCACCGACACGTTCGCCGTCGCCGCCGGGCTCGCCGGCCTGCTCGTCCTGTTACCCAAAGCCTGGGACGTGTTGCTCAACCCGGTGGCGGGCCGGATCTCCGACCGGACGACGTCCCGCTGGGGTCCGCGCCGTCCGTACCTGCTCATCGGCGGTCTGAGCACCGCGGTCACGTTCGCCGCGTTGTTCGCTGGACCGTTCACCGGCGCGGCGGGTGCCGCCTACGTGACGCTCGCGTTCCTGGCCACCGCCACCGCGTTCGCGTTCTTCCAGGTGCCCTACGTCGCGATGCCGGCCGAGATCACTGCTGGTACCGCCGACCCCTACGCCGAGCGCACCCGGCTGATGACCTGGCGGATCGCAGTGCTGGCGCTCGCCATCCTCGCTTCCGGTGGTGCGGCACCCGCGATCCGGGACGCCGCGGGCGGTGGCCTCGCCGGCTACCGCGTCGCCGGTCTGGCTGTCGCCGTGCTGATCGCTGCGGGGGCGCTCGCGGCGTTCTGGGGCACCCGGCGCGCGCCGGTGGGCCCGGCGCACGAGAGCGAGCCGTCGCTGCGCAAGCAGCTCGCCGTGGCGCGGCGGAACCGTCCGTTCGCGCTGCTGCTCGGCTGCTTCGTGGTCCAAGCCGTGGGCATCGGCGTGATGCTGGCCGGTACCGACTACGCCGCCGCGGGTCCGCTCGGCGACGCGGGGGCGACCTCCCTGCTGTTCCTCTGCTTCGTGGGCCCTGCGCTGGTGGTCACGCCGGTGTGGGGCAAGGTCGGCGATCGGATCGGCAAACGCGCCGGGTACGTCGTCGGCTCGGTGCTGTTCGCGGTCGGTGCGCTGTTGGCCGGGGCCGCGTTCGCGCTCGGTGACGCGCCGTTGGGCGCGGTGCTCGGCGCGACCGCGCTGGTCGGCTGTGGGTACGCCGGCCAGCAGGTGTTCGGCCTGGCGATGCTGCCGGACACGATCGCCGCGGACGAGGCGGTCACCGGCCGCCGCCAGGCCGGGGTGTTCACCGGGCTGTGGACCGGCGGCGAGACGCTCGGGCTCGCGCTCGGCCCCGGCCTCTTCGGGCTTGTGCTGCAGCTCGGCGGCTATCGGTCCGGGGTGGACGCCGAGGCTCAGCCGGACAGCGCCAGGACCGCGATCGTCCTCGGCTTCACGCTGCTGCCCGCGGTGATCGTGCTGGTCGCACTGCCACTGCTGCGCCGCTACGACCTGACCCCGGCCCGCCTGGCGGCCCTGACCGACCGGGCAGCGCCGACCGACAATGCGGCCCCGACCGACAAGGTGGCTCCGACCGACGGGGCGACCTCGACCCACGGAGAAGCATGA
- a CDS encoding DUF3152 domain-containing protein translates to MRRVGHPDAEHRARHAVRTEIRRGRRPGDRPASAPPHSGASASYLRAARRRAARRRRRFLVLLTLLTCVLVLVDLVRGSRTEQEQVERTRVTTAALPSAVPSATTNPSGEAIQPEASPSASPAVSVPKRGSGAFTTASGTTPVRGTAGTLVRYQVRVERGSGQKPDDFAAAVDATLSDPRGWTAAKRWRFQRVTGGTVDAVILLATPETTNTICRAGGLDPAGYTSCRTGDKVVINLARWLLAVPAFKGDLATYRQYVVNHEMGHQLGHGHVRCGGRGKPAPVMQQQTLGLQGCAPNAWPFVNGRYLTGQSTSGQ, encoded by the coding sequence GTGCGCCGCGTCGGTCATCCGGATGCGGAACACCGGGCGCGGCACGCCGTGCGCACGGAGATCCGCCGCGGACGCCGGCCCGGTGATCGTCCCGCGTCGGCACCACCGCACTCCGGAGCCTCCGCGAGCTATCTGCGCGCCGCGCGGCGGCGCGCCGCCCGGCGTCGGCGGCGGTTCCTGGTCCTGCTGACGCTGCTCACCTGCGTCCTCGTGCTGGTGGATCTGGTCCGGGGTAGCCGGACGGAACAGGAGCAGGTCGAACGGACCCGGGTGACGACCGCGGCGCTTCCGTCCGCGGTGCCGTCCGCGACGACCAATCCGAGCGGTGAGGCGATCCAGCCGGAGGCGAGCCCCAGCGCGTCGCCTGCCGTCTCGGTGCCGAAACGGGGCAGCGGGGCGTTCACCACCGCGAGCGGGACGACGCCGGTCCGCGGTACCGCCGGGACGCTCGTCCGCTACCAGGTGAGGGTGGAGCGCGGGTCCGGGCAGAAGCCCGACGACTTCGCCGCGGCCGTCGACGCCACGCTGTCGGATCCGCGCGGCTGGACCGCGGCGAAGAGGTGGCGCTTCCAGCGGGTGACCGGCGGCACCGTGGACGCGGTGATCTTGCTCGCCACGCCGGAGACCACGAACACGATCTGCCGCGCCGGTGGGCTGGACCCGGCCGGTTACACGTCGTGCCGGACCGGCGACAAGGTCGTCATCAACCTCGCGCGCTGGCTGCTCGCGGTGCCGGCGTTCAAGGGCGACCTGGCGACCTACCGCCAGTACGTCGTCAACCACGAGATGGGCCACCAGCTCGGCCACGGACACGTGCGCTGCGGCGGACGCGGCAAACCCGCGCCGGTGATGCAGCAGCAGACGCTCGGCCTGCAAGGCTGCGCGCCGAACGCCTGGCCGTTCGTCAACGGCCGCTACTTGACCGGCCAGTCGACGTCGGGCCAGTAA
- a CDS encoding MGMT family protein, whose product MTAAPPSEYVEQVLDVVDAIPPGRVMSYGMVAEVVRERTGSGSARTVGAVMARYGGAVPWHRVVAADGRLPPGHEDEATRRLRAEGVAFRGVKVAMNATRWWPGEPA is encoded by the coding sequence GTGACCGCAGCGCCTCCGAGTGAGTACGTCGAGCAGGTCCTGGACGTCGTCGATGCGATCCCGCCCGGCCGGGTGATGAGCTACGGCATGGTCGCCGAGGTCGTCCGGGAGCGAACCGGCAGCGGGTCGGCCCGCACCGTCGGCGCGGTGATGGCGCGGTACGGCGGCGCGGTGCCGTGGCACCGGGTGGTGGCCGCCGACGGTCGGCTCCCACCGGGCCACGAGGACGAGGCGACGCGCCGCCTCCGTGCCGAGGGCGTCGCGTTCCGCGGCGTCAAGGTGGCGATGAACGCCACCCGCTGGTGGCCCGGAGAACCGGCGTAG
- a CDS encoding DEAD/DEAH box helicase — MTGAPEDEPIEELTATKPVSEQNPLFADLGVRPETVEALAAAGITRAFAIQELTLPIALAGNDLIGQARTGTGKTLGFGIPLLQRIQAPGEGDRSATGAPQALVVVPTRELCVQVTRDLAAAGKTRGIRVLSVYGGRAYEPQIGALKNGVEVVIGTPGRLLDLVEQRHLQLGAVSILVLDEADEMLDLGFLPDIERILATIPTARQTMLFSATMPGPIVALARHFMRQPVHIRAEEPDAGRTVPETAQHIYRAHALDKAEMLARILQARDRGLTMVFCRTKRTAQKVADDLEERGFAAAAVHGDLGQGAREQALRAFRSGKVDVLVATDVAARGIDVTGVTHVINYQCPEDEKTYLHRIGRTGRAGADGVAVTFVDWDELTRWKMINTALDLPFADPPETYSTSDHLLAELDIPAEATGVLPRKERTRAGLDAEEVEDLGETGGKKPKRTPRVRRRADTDQETPVDESGDTDDAELAARRRTRPRRRTRGGELLSTTPLPEGATDEEAPGAVATIAPPLFIPAEDDAKPVDEFRSVDDDADQPAAEDEDGAAPRRLRRRRGGTARARRPGGDESADAPADASAAE; from the coding sequence GTGACCGGTGCCCCCGAAGACGAGCCGATCGAGGAGCTGACCGCCACCAAGCCGGTGAGCGAGCAGAACCCGCTCTTCGCCGACCTCGGCGTCCGGCCGGAGACGGTCGAGGCGCTGGCCGCGGCCGGCATCACCCGCGCGTTCGCGATCCAGGAGCTCACGCTTCCGATCGCGCTCGCGGGCAACGACCTGATCGGGCAGGCCCGTACCGGCACCGGCAAAACGCTGGGCTTCGGAATTCCGCTGCTGCAGCGGATCCAGGCGCCCGGCGAGGGCGACCGGTCGGCGACCGGCGCTCCGCAGGCTCTCGTCGTGGTTCCGACCCGCGAGCTCTGCGTCCAGGTCACGCGTGACCTCGCCGCCGCCGGTAAGACCCGCGGCATCCGCGTCCTGTCCGTCTACGGCGGGCGCGCGTACGAACCGCAGATCGGCGCGCTGAAGAACGGCGTCGAGGTCGTCATCGGTACGCCGGGACGGCTGCTCGACCTGGTCGAGCAGCGGCACCTGCAGCTCGGCGCGGTGTCGATCCTGGTCCTCGACGAGGCGGACGAGATGCTCGACCTGGGCTTCCTGCCCGACATCGAGCGCATCCTCGCGACGATCCCGACCGCGCGGCAGACGATGCTGTTCAGCGCAACGATGCCCGGCCCGATCGTGGCCCTGGCCCGCCACTTCATGCGGCAGCCGGTGCACATCCGGGCCGAGGAGCCGGACGCCGGCCGTACGGTGCCGGAGACCGCCCAGCACATCTACCGTGCGCACGCGCTGGACAAGGCCGAGATGCTCGCCCGCATCCTGCAGGCCCGCGACCGGGGCTTGACGATGGTCTTCTGCCGCACCAAGCGCACCGCGCAGAAGGTCGCCGACGACCTGGAAGAGCGCGGTTTCGCCGCCGCCGCCGTGCACGGTGACCTCGGTCAGGGTGCCCGCGAGCAGGCGCTCCGGGCGTTCCGCTCGGGCAAGGTCGACGTCCTGGTCGCGACCGACGTCGCCGCGCGCGGCATCGACGTCACCGGCGTCACCCACGTCATCAACTACCAGTGCCCCGAGGACGAGAAGACCTACCTGCACCGGATCGGTCGTACCGGCCGGGCCGGAGCGGACGGCGTCGCGGTCACGTTCGTCGACTGGGACGAGCTGACCCGCTGGAAGATGATCAACACGGCGCTCGACCTGCCGTTCGCCGACCCGCCCGAGACGTACTCGACCTCCGATCACCTGCTCGCCGAGCTGGACATCCCGGCCGAGGCGACCGGGGTTCTGCCCCGCAAGGAGCGGACCAGGGCCGGGCTCGACGCCGAAGAGGTCGAGGACCTCGGCGAGACCGGCGGCAAGAAGCCCAAGCGCACCCCCCGGGTGCGGCGGCGGGCCGACACCGACCAGGAGACACCGGTCGACGAGAGCGGTGACACCGACGACGCGGAGTTGGCGGCCCGGCGCCGTACCCGGCCCCGGCGGCGCACCCGCGGTGGCGAACTGCTGAGCACGACCCCGCTACCGGAGGGCGCCACCGACGAGGAGGCTCCCGGCGCGGTCGCGACGATCGCGCCGCCCCTGTTCATCCCCGCCGAGGACGACGCCAAGCCCGTCGACGAGTTCCGCTCGGTCGACGACGACGCGGACCAGCCCGCCGCCGAGGACGAGGACGGCGCGGCACCGCGGCGTCTCCGCCGGCGTCGCGGCGGTACCGCGCGTGCCCGGCGTCCGGGCGGCGACGAGTCCGCCGACGCACCGGCTGACGCGTCCGCGGCCGAGTAG
- the moeZ gene encoding adenylyltransferase/sulfurtransferase MoeZ, producing the protein MALPPLVEPAASLSVDEVRRYSRHLIIPDVGMDGQKRLKNAKVLCVGAGGLGSPTLMYLAAAGVGTLGIVEFDTVDESNLQRQIIHGQSDIGRSKAESARDSVKEINPYVNVILHETRLESDNVLDIFRDYDLIVDGTDNFATRYLVNDAAVLLGKPYVWGSIYRFEGQVSVFWDEHGPNYRDLYPVPPPPGMVPSCAEGGVLGILCASIASVQATEAIKLITGIGETLLGRLMVYDALEMSYRTIKIRKDPEAEPITGLIDYEEFCGTVSEEAQDAARGSTITASELKEWADAGKDFYLVDVREPAEFEIVSIPGATLIPKNDILMGQALAQLPQDKQIVLYCKTGIRSAEALAAVKGAGFKDAVHVQGGVIGWVKQIDPSLPEY; encoded by the coding sequence GTGGCCCTGCCGCCGCTGGTCGAGCCGGCCGCGTCGCTGTCCGTCGACGAGGTGCGCCGCTATTCGCGGCACCTGATCATCCCCGACGTCGGGATGGACGGGCAGAAGCGGTTGAAGAACGCCAAGGTGCTGTGTGTGGGCGCGGGTGGGCTCGGTTCGCCGACGCTCATGTACCTGGCCGCCGCGGGTGTCGGGACGCTCGGCATCGTGGAGTTCGACACCGTCGACGAGTCGAACCTGCAGCGCCAGATCATCCACGGCCAGTCCGACATCGGCCGCAGCAAGGCGGAGTCGGCGCGGGACTCGGTCAAGGAGATCAACCCGTACGTCAACGTGATCCTGCACGAGACCCGGCTCGAGTCGGACAACGTGCTGGACATCTTCCGCGACTACGACCTGATCGTCGACGGCACCGACAACTTCGCCACCCGGTACCTGGTCAACGACGCGGCGGTGCTGCTCGGCAAGCCGTACGTCTGGGGCTCGATCTACCGGTTCGAGGGCCAGGTCAGCGTGTTCTGGGACGAGCACGGGCCGAACTACCGCGACCTGTACCCGGTGCCGCCGCCGCCCGGCATGGTGCCCAGCTGCGCCGAGGGCGGCGTCCTCGGCATTCTCTGCGCGTCGATCGCGTCCGTGCAGGCCACCGAGGCCATCAAGCTGATCACCGGCATCGGTGAGACGCTGCTCGGCCGGCTGATGGTCTACGACGCCCTGGAGATGTCGTACCGGACGATCAAGATCCGCAAGGACCCCGAGGCGGAGCCGATCACCGGCCTGATCGACTACGAGGAGTTCTGCGGCACGGTCTCCGAGGAGGCGCAGGACGCGGCTCGCGGATCGACGATCACCGCTTCCGAGCTCAAGGAGTGGGCCGACGCCGGCAAGGACTTCTACCTGGTCGACGTCCGTGAGCCCGCCGAGTTCGAGATCGTGAGCATCCCGGGCGCGACGCTCATCCCGAAGAACGACATCCTGATGGGCCAGGCGCTCGCGCAGCTCCCGCAGGACAAGCAGATCGTCCTCTACTGCAAGACCGGCATCCGGTCGGCCGAGGCGCTCGCCGCGGTCAAGGGCGCGGGGTTCAAGGACGCCGTGCACGTGCAGGGTGGCGTGATCGGCTGGGTCAAGCAGATCGACCCGAGCCTCCCCGAGTACTAA
- a CDS encoding DUF3107 domain-containing protein has product MEVKIGVQFAPRELVLESTQSQDDVEQAVAEALAGKNNLLSLVDEKGRRVVVPADKIAYVEIAESELRRVGFGTP; this is encoded by the coding sequence GTGGAGGTCAAGATCGGCGTGCAGTTCGCTCCACGCGAGCTCGTGCTGGAGAGCACCCAGAGCCAGGACGACGTGGAGCAGGCGGTCGCCGAGGCGCTGGCCGGCAAGAACAACCTGCTGTCCCTGGTCGACGAGAAGGGTCGACGAGTGGTCGTACCGGCCGACAAGATCGCCTACGTCGAGATCGCCGAGTCGGAACTCCGCCGCGTCGGCTTCGGAACGCCTTAA
- a CDS encoding ferritin-like fold-containing protein, producing MSADQPVGVGPSVADLLGVLSYGALVAFDNLSVDARLAPDLRRRAALSEMAAAELVHYRRLADRLTELGADPVEAMTPFVASLDAYHESTRPRDWLEGLVKAYVGDGIADDFYREVAARLAEPDRTLVLEVLHDDRHTGFAVAEVRAAVEVDPTLAGRLGLWARRLVAEAVTQAQLVVAARPALVALVEPFESSGPAGLAALIDRLTAGHTARLNALGLKT from the coding sequence TTGTCGGCCGATCAACCCGTCGGTGTGGGCCCGTCCGTGGCCGATCTGCTCGGCGTGCTGAGTTACGGCGCCCTAGTGGCCTTCGACAACCTCAGCGTGGACGCGCGGCTCGCACCGGACCTCCGTCGACGTGCGGCGTTGAGCGAGATGGCGGCCGCCGAACTCGTGCACTACCGGCGGCTCGCGGACCGGCTCACCGAGCTCGGCGCCGATCCCGTCGAGGCGATGACGCCGTTCGTCGCGTCGCTGGACGCCTACCACGAGTCGACCCGGCCGCGGGACTGGCTCGAAGGGCTGGTCAAGGCCTACGTCGGGGACGGGATCGCGGACGATTTCTACCGCGAGGTGGCCGCCCGGCTCGCCGAGCCCGACCGGACGCTCGTCCTGGAGGTGCTGCACGACGACCGGCACACCGGGTTCGCGGTGGCCGAGGTGCGCGCGGCCGTGGAGGTCGACCCGACGCTGGCCGGGCGGCTCGGGCTCTGGGCGCGGCGACTGGTGGCGGAAGCGGTCACCCAGGCGCAGTTGGTGGTGGCGGCGCGTCCGGCGCTGGTGGCGCTGGTGGAGCCATTCGAGTCCAGCGGGCCCGCCGGGCTGGCGGCCCTGATCGACCGCCTGACCGCCGGCCACACCGCCCGTCTCAACGCCCTAGGTCTGAAGACCTGA
- a CDS encoding TetR/AcrR family transcriptional regulator, producing MATPVSSDPVTASSGRTGRLPRSARRRQLLTAAQEVFVANGYHAAAMDDIADRAGVSKPVLYQHFPGKLDLYLALIDQHTEALVNHVTQALAGTTDNKIRVHLATKAYFDFVDGEGEAFRLVFESDLRNEPAVRERVERASQLCMEAIADTIGHDTGVSRERAELLAIGLTGASEIAARYWLNANRSVPKEEAIALLSTLLWRGISDFPLEREADGSRPENSAER from the coding sequence ATGGCTACCCCGGTGAGCAGTGATCCTGTCACCGCGAGCAGCGGCAGAACCGGCCGTTTGCCTCGGTCGGCGCGGCGCCGGCAGTTGCTCACCGCCGCACAGGAGGTCTTCGTCGCCAACGGCTACCACGCCGCGGCGATGGACGACATCGCGGACCGGGCGGGAGTCTCCAAACCGGTCCTCTACCAGCACTTTCCCGGCAAGCTGGACCTCTACCTCGCGCTGATCGATCAGCACACCGAAGCCTTGGTGAACCACGTCACCCAGGCGTTGGCGGGCACGACCGACAACAAAATTCGCGTCCATCTCGCCACCAAGGCGTACTTCGACTTCGTCGACGGCGAGGGCGAGGCGTTCCGGCTCGTGTTCGAGTCGGACCTGCGCAACGAGCCCGCGGTGCGCGAGCGAGTGGAGCGCGCCTCCCAGCTCTGCATGGAGGCGATCGCCGACACGATCGGACATGACACCGGTGTCTCACGTGAGCGCGCCGAGTTGCTCGCGATCGGTTTGACCGGTGCGTCCGAGATCGCAGCGCGCTATTGGCTCAACGCGAACCGGTCCGTTCCGAAGGAGGAGGCCATCGCACTGCTGAGCACACTGCTCTGGCGCGGCATCTCCGACTTCCCACTGGAGCGGGAGGCGGACGGGTCTCGCCCCGAGAATTCCGCTGAGCGCTGA
- a CDS encoding translation initiation factor 2 translates to MNGWAAPDGSADDTAWRRPTDSTTAVESRSGKPGGATAIPPQYQGPPRMHRPSVAVGWGPVITSGPTPRALPYQDHEALDREDAQARAVTVGVGVLTLVVLFLLLLMMVIRAGTTTGVA, encoded by the coding sequence GTGAACGGCTGGGCCGCCCCGGACGGCTCCGCGGACGACACCGCCTGGCGCCGTCCGACGGATTCGACGACCGCGGTCGAGTCGAGGTCCGGCAAGCCGGGCGGAGCGACGGCGATCCCCCCGCAGTACCAGGGGCCGCCGCGCATGCACCGACCGTCGGTGGCGGTGGGGTGGGGCCCGGTGATCACATCGGGCCCGACGCCACGTGCGCTGCCGTACCAGGACCACGAGGCGCTGGACCGCGAGGACGCTCAGGCTCGGGCTGTCACGGTCGGCGTCGGCGTGCTGACGCTCGTCGTCCTGTTCCTGCTGCTGTTGATGATGGTCATCCGGGCCGGTACGACCACCGGCGTCGCCTGA
- a CDS encoding alpha/beta hydrolase, whose amino-acid sequence MRPARLAPDSAVRPLTVPPVPPWPGRTVDIDWPGGTVEVHVRDTPATAPDAEPALYVHGLGGSGQNWTDLADLLSDRLDGQAIDLPGFGRSGPALPGGYSQEGYAELVIRWIEASGRGPVHLFGNSLGGAVVIRAAARRPDLVRTLTLISPAMPVYRPRATHRHMLPVLVVPRVERVVERILRAATPHQMAQGMVDVCFADPTSLPEQRWDEAVAEAEHRLGVPWGAVAYVRSVRGLVASYLVPPGRSLWRLAGQIQAPTLVIWGHRDRMVDVKLATRTAKAIPNSRLLVLRGVGHTAQLESPRIVARAVLPLLDRKIRSAVG is encoded by the coding sequence GTGAGACCAGCTCGACTCGCCCCTGATTCCGCTGTCCGCCCCCTCACCGTCCCACCGGTACCGCCCTGGCCCGGACGCACCGTCGACATCGACTGGCCAGGTGGAACGGTCGAGGTGCACGTCCGGGACACCCCGGCCACCGCACCGGACGCCGAACCGGCGCTCTACGTCCACGGCCTCGGCGGTTCTGGGCAGAACTGGACCGACCTCGCCGACCTCCTCTCCGACCGGCTCGACGGGCAGGCGATCGACCTGCCCGGATTCGGGCGTAGCGGTCCGGCCCTGCCCGGCGGCTACAGCCAGGAGGGCTACGCGGAGCTGGTGATCCGCTGGATCGAGGCGTCCGGACGCGGTCCGGTCCACCTGTTCGGCAACTCGCTCGGCGGTGCGGTGGTCATCCGGGCCGCCGCCCGGCGTCCGGATTTGGTGCGGACGCTGACGCTGATCTCGCCCGCGATGCCGGTGTACCGCCCGCGGGCCACGCACCGCCACATGCTCCCGGTGCTGGTCGTGCCACGCGTCGAGCGGGTGGTGGAGCGCATCCTTCGGGCCGCGACACCGCACCAGATGGCGCAGGGCATGGTCGACGTCTGTTTCGCCGACCCGACGTCGCTCCCGGAGCAGCGCTGGGACGAGGCCGTCGCCGAGGCCGAGCACCGGCTGGGGGTGCCGTGGGGAGCCGTCGCCTACGTCCGGTCGGTGCGTGGTCTGGTCGCCTCGTACCTGGTGCCGCCGGGTCGCTCGCTGTGGCGCCTGGCCGGGCAGATTCAGGCGCCCACGCTCGTGATTTGGGGTCATCGCGATCGGATGGTCGACGTCAAATTGGCGACAAGGACCGCAAAAGCGATACCGAATAGCCGTCTGCTCGTTCTACGCGGTGTGGGACATACAGCTCAACTCGAATCGCCCCGTATCGTGGCTCGGGCAGTTCTTCCGTTGCTGGACCGGAAGATTCGCTCCGCCGTGGGTTGA